One part of the Vicia villosa cultivar HV-30 ecotype Madison, WI linkage group LG6, Vvil1.0, whole genome shotgun sequence genome encodes these proteins:
- the LOC131613811 gene encoding uncharacterized protein LOC131613811 produces MAVFSGHKGVSGFFDEEARARLIALDHRNQTVYSDDNDPISLSALVHGFLEEHTNNKENSVTNEFEADRVDSNNDSLLLKRLNDVFSNNADHYRIKLLEHVSEAIDLIAFSKERNLSNFRKTVAAFLREKGHDAAVCVTTWNAYDGAITAGSYEFIDVVQTGFITRRYFVDLEFRAQFEIVRPTQRFSEVLSSVPGVFVGGETELRRFITILCDAAKRCFMSRELSIPPWRKTRFMKNKWFASSRRTDNPVHGKPVKVTAVNGVSCRLLGFDDVVMETKRGRAVTVRAR; encoded by the coding sequence ATGGCAGTTTTCTCTGGACACAAAGGAGTTTCTGGCTTCTTCGACGAAGAAGCCAGAGCTCGACTTATCGCCTTGGATCACCGCAATCAAACTGTTTATTCCGATGACAACGACCCAATCTCCCTCTCTGCTCTCGTGCATGGCTTTCTCGAAGAACACACCAACAACAAAGAGAACTCGGTAACTAACGAGTTTGAAGCAGACCGAGTCGACTCAAACAACGACTCGTTGTTACTGAAGAGGTTAAACGATGTGTTCTCAAACAATGCGGATCATTACAGGATCAAGCTTCTCGAACACGTTTCGGAAGCTATTGATCTCATCGCGTTTTCAAAAGAGCGAAACCTTTCTAATTTCAGGAAAACCGTGGCGGCGTTTCTCAGAGAGAAAGGACACGACGCAGCGGTTTGTGTTACCACGTGGAACGCTTACGACGGCGCTATAACCGCGGGTAGTTATGAGTTCATCGACGTGGTTCAAACAGGATTCATCACGCGGCGGTATTTCGTGGACCTGGAATTTCGCGCTCAATTTGAGATTGTTAGGCCGACGCAGCGGTTCTCGGAGGTGTTGAGCTCCGTTCCTGGCGTTTTTGTCGGAGGAGAGACGGAGCTGAGACGGTTTATTACGATTTTGTGTGATGCGGCGAAGAGGTGTTTTATGAGTAGAGAGCTTTCGATTCCGCCGTGGAGAAAAACCCGGTTCATGAAGAATAAGTGGTTCGCGTCATCCAGACGAACCGATAATCCGGTTCATGGAAAACCGGTTAAGGTAACGGCAGTAAACGGCGTTAGTTGTAGGTTGTTGGGTTTTGACGACGTGGTTATGGAGACTAAACGGGGAAGAGCTGTTACTGTTCGTGCGAGATGA